The proteins below are encoded in one region of Methanosarcina barkeri 3:
- a CDS encoding iron-sulfur cluster assembly scaffold protein, with translation MKFPYSQKVLEHFKNPHNVGQIENPDGKGLEGSPACGDMVAVYIKVNPDTKVIEDIKFESYGCASNIATASIITDLARGKTLDEAKKITWKQASEELGGLPPIKAHCSVLAVEGLRAAIRDYEEKHGLITEKEPTTEEVIRSRLKHVMNPLTGLDIIRTNLILKTSIENGVVRVVVDLPANHQFAPAIKEDIMEKLGSLWDVERVDVIFTA, from the coding sequence ATGAAGTTTCCTTACAGTCAAAAAGTGCTGGAGCATTTTAAGAACCCGCACAATGTCGGGCAGATCGAAAATCCTGACGGAAAAGGCCTCGAAGGAAGCCCGGCTTGCGGAGACATGGTAGCGGTTTACATTAAGGTCAACCCAGACACCAAGGTTATTGAGGATATAAAATTCGAATCTTACGGCTGTGCATCAAATATTGCTACTGCTTCGATTATAACAGATCTTGCACGTGGAAAAACTCTCGATGAAGCAAAGAAAATAACATGGAAACAGGCTTCGGAAGAACTTGGGGGACTTCCTCCGATTAAAGCCCACTGCTCAGTACTTGCAGTTGAGGGCCTGCGGGCTGCAATCAGAGATTATGAGGAAAAACACGGGCTTATAACCGAGAAAGAGCCTACTACCGAAGAGGTTATCAGAAGCAGGTTAAAACACGTTATGAACCCTCTGACCGGTCTTGACATAATTCGTACAAACCTGATCCTGAAAACGAGCATTGAAAATGGAGTTGTGAGGGTAGTTGTAGACCTGCCTGCAAACCATCAGTTTGCTCCAGCAATAAAAGAGGATATTATGGAAAAACTGGGATCTTTGTGGGATGTCGAAAGGGTTGATGTAATATTTACAGCCTGA